Proteins encoded together in one Leishmania donovani BPK282A1 complete genome, chromosome 33 window:
- a CDS encoding 40S ribosomal protein S3, putative, giving the protein MQLASLPSPCHCDGPLLDASHQANLVSFTRLFRAHLSPVRPAPAYTCGMHFHLLFPLPPPPLTFCNVAGNATHPLALRHVQRLPTHTLSFPALTTRNPVESFSSVSPVGSSFTNIPPHPPDAKMGPLSKKRMIIRDGVFYAELFEFLKRELAEEGFSGVSYHVTTLRTEIVIKATKTREVLGVNGRRIRELTACIQQRFNYKEGKLQLYVERVEVRGLSAMAQVESLRFKLLSNLQVRRAAMGIIRYVMESGAKGCEVTVGGKIKGQRAKSMTFRDGYMIKSGTAHKSFVDSACRHCYMRAGCIGVKVKIMLPGDSTGRNGPSEPLPDVITVIEPKQITASE; this is encoded by the coding sequence ATGCAGTTAGcgtccctcccctccccgtgcCACTGCGATGGACCGCTACTTGACGCGTCGCATCAAGCGAACCTGGTGTCTTTCACGCGCCTTTTCCGCGCACACCTCTCTCCTGTGCGCCCCGCTCCTGCCTACACATGCGGCATGCATTTTCATTTGCTGTTCcccctgcctcctcctcctcttacTTTCTGCAACGTGGCGGGCAATGCCACACATCCGCTCGCGCTCCGACACGTCCAACGcctgcccacacacacgctctctTTTCCCGCATTGACTACTCGAAATCCTGTCGAATCCTTTTCATCGGTGTCTCCAGTTGGATCGTCGTTTACGAATATCCCGCCTCACCCACCAGACGCGAAAATGGGTCCGCTCTCTAAGAAGCGCATGATCATTCGCGATGGCGTCTTCTACGCCGAGCTGTTTGAGTTTCTCAAGCGCGAGCTGGCCGAAGAGGGCTTCTCCGGTGTCTCTTACCATGTCACGACGCTCCGCACGGAGATCGTGATCAAGGCGACGAAGACCCGTGAGGTGCTCGGCGTGAACggccgccgcatccgcgAGCTGACAGCCTGCATTCAGCAGCGCTTCAACTACAAGGAGGGCAAGCTCCAGCTGTACGTTGAGCGCGTTGAGGTGCGCGGCCTGTCTGCGATGGCGCAGGTGGAGTCCCTTCGCTTCAAGCTCCTGAGCAACctgcaggtgcgccgcgccgccatggGCATCATCCGCTACGTCATGGAGTCTGGTGCCAAGGGCTGCGAGGTCACCGTCGGTGGAAAGATCAAGGGCCAGCGTGCGAAGAGCATGACCTTCCGCGACGGCTACATGATCAAGTCCGGTACGGCTCACAAGTCGTTCGTCGACTCCgcctgccgccactgctACATGCGCGCCGGCTGCATCGGTGTCAAGGTCAAGATCATGCTCCCCGGTGACTCGACTGGCCGCAACGGCCCGtcggagccgctgccggacgTCATCACCGTCATTGAGCCGAAGCAGATCACCGCGTCCGAGTAA
- a CDS encoding nicotinate phosphoribosyltransferase, putative → MAHSNQFAPIIQSLLDTDAYKLHMQQAVFHQNPTVTAAYKFSCRDKDVHLGIYADQVYAHVQQMAHVRLTQEECAYLATLPYFKEDYLEYLRGYRYKPEQVQIRAVPPTMACEKNEFGEDGSDLEVTVEGPWVETILWEIPLLAIVSEVTQRSRHSRVGPAEALANLHEKLELFFANHTEEELATFKVAEFGTRRRCSQAVQEVVVRTLKEDVRFGPHLVGTSNYDLARRLGLPPVGTQAHEWFQAFQQLSSELRRSQIMAMDHWLQEYPQCLGIALTDCITMDAFLKDFDTRLANAYQGLRQDSGVPTEWGQKALNHYKLLGIDPHTKTLVFSDGLDLEKAVELYNGFKEDTNVLCGIGTQLTCSIKGVRSINIVMKMVRCQGRPVAKLSDSPGKIMCDDLEYVEKLKEAFNV, encoded by the coding sequence ATGGCTCACTCGAACCAGTTCGCCCCGATCATCCAATCGCTCCTGGACACGGATGCCTACAAACTGCACATGCAGCAGGCCGTCTTTCACCAGAACCCAACCGTGACTGCGGCCTACAAGTTCAGCTGCCGCGACAAGGATGTCCACCTTGGCATCTACGCGGATCAGGTgtacgcgcacgtgcagcagATGGCCCATGTGCGACTGACCCAAGAGGAATGCGCCTACTTGGCAACCCTGCCCTACTTTAAGGAGGACTACCTCGAATACCTGCGCGGCTACCGCTACAAGCCGGAGCAGGTGCAGATtcgcgccgtgccgccgacgATGGCATGCGAGAAGAACGAGTTCGGCGAGGACGGCTCCGACCTGGAGGTGACGGTGGAGGGGCCATGGGTGGAAACAATTCTGTGGGAAATCCCGCTACTGGCGATCGTCAGCGAGGTCACCCAACGCAGCCGCCACTCTCGCGTGGGTCCGGCTGAGGCGCTGGCGAACCTGCACGAGAAGTTGGAGCTGTTCTTCGCTAAtcacacggaggaggagcttgCCACTTTCAAGGTTGCTGAGTTTGgcacgcgccggcgctgcagccaggcggtgcaggaggtggTCGTGCGAACACTAAAGGAGGATGTGCGATTCGGACCGCACCTGGTGGGCACGAGTAACTACGATCTGGCGCGGCGCCTTGGTCTGCCGCCTGTGGGCACTCAAGCGCATGAGTGGTTTCAGGCCTTTCAGCAGCTTTCTTCAGAGCTGCGCCGTTCTCAGATTATGGCGATGGACCACTGGCTACAGGAGTACCCCCAGTGTCTCGGCATTGCGCTCACGGATTGCATCACAATGGACGCCTTCTTGAAGGACTTCGACACGCGTCTGGCGAACGCCTATCAGGGACTGCGGCAAGACTCGGGTGTACCCACGGAGTGGGGCCAGAAGGCCTTGAATCACTACAAGCTTCTCGGGATCGATCCCCACACCAAGACTCTCGTCTTCTCAGACGGGCTCGACCTGGAGAAAGCGGTGGAGTTGTACAACGGCTTCAAGGAGGACACAAATGTGTTATGTGGCATCGGCACGCAGCTGACGTGCTCCATTAAAGGAGTTCGCTCGATTAACATCGTCATGAAAATGGTCCGATGCCAGGGCAGGCCAGTCGCGAAGCTGTCGGACAGCCCCGGCAAGATCATGTGCGACGACCTCGAGTACGTAgagaagctgaaggaggcTTTTAACGTTTAA